From bacterium, a single genomic window includes:
- a CDS encoding riboflavin synthase has product MFAGLVETVGVIRSIVRRGEDRLGVAVSSPFEDTQVGDSISVSGVCVTVTDVGRAEFGVFVSSETFQRSKFGALPVGARVNLERALRLGDRLGGHIVQGHVDEVGRVASFEKKGGEAVLFVEHSGRWDRLVVEKGSVCVDGVSLTVAECGSGSFSVAMIPHTLERTSLGGLSVGEQVNLEFDVLAKYVLKCLQSYLPGEIGGSLKGKMSVEFLKEHGFM; this is encoded by the coding sequence ATGTTTGCGGGACTAGTTGAGACAGTAGGAGTCATCAGAAGTATCGTCAGACGAGGCGAGGACCGATTGGGCGTTGCTGTCAGCTCGCCGTTTGAGGACACCCAGGTCGGCGACAGCATCTCGGTCTCTGGCGTGTGCGTAACGGTAACGGATGTTGGCCGGGCCGAGTTTGGGGTCTTCGTCTCCTCGGAGACGTTTCAGCGGAGCAAGTTCGGTGCGCTGCCGGTCGGGGCTCGGGTCAATCTCGAGCGCGCGTTGAGGCTCGGGGACCGGCTTGGCGGGCACATCGTGCAGGGGCACGTTGATGAGGTTGGCAGGGTCGCGTCTTTTGAGAAGAAGGGCGGAGAGGCAGTGCTGTTTGTGGAGCACTCCGGGCGATGGGACAGGCTAGTCGTGGAGAAAGGCTCGGTCTGTGTTGACGGCGTTAGCCTCACGGTGGCAGAGTGCGGCAGCGGCAGCTTCAGTGTGGCCATGATTCCCCACACTCTCGAGCGGACGTCGCTCGGTGGTCTGAGCGTTGGCGAGCAAGTGAACCTTGAGTTTGACGTTCTTGCCAAGTATGTCTTGAAGTGCTTACAGTCTTACTTGCCGGGGGAAATTGGGGGGAGCCTAAAGGGCAAGATGAGTGTTGAGTTCTTGAAAGAACACGGATTCATGTAG
- a CDS encoding bifunctional 3,4-dihydroxy-2-butanone-4-phosphate synthase/GTP cyclohydrolase II — translation MDNVDAGEVTKTAFDTIERAIAEIAAGRMVIVADDEDRENEGDLTCAAERVTPETVNFMARFGRGLICVPMLGERLDELGLAQMTEHNKAPFGTAFTVSVDAAHGVTTGISAADRALAIRVLADPSKGRDDIVVPGHVFPLRARPGGVLVRTGQTEAAVDLTRLAGLYPAGVICEIMKNDGTMARVPDLVQFRKKHNIPIVTVQDLIRYRLKREMLVERVSKTRLPTRYGEFTCLTYRDTLRDQYHLALVMGDIQHQESVLVRVHSQCLTGEVFKSMRCDCGDQLEMAMRIIAKAGVGVLLYLRQEGRGIGLHNKLRAYELQDKGQDTVEANLALGFPPDKRDYGMGAQILRHLGVKKMRLLTNNPVKLIALQGYGLETVERIPLEIAPNEENKGYLKVKRSKMGHLLTKV, via the coding sequence ATGGATAACGTGGATGCAGGAGAAGTCACGAAGACGGCCTTCGACACAATCGAGAGGGCTATTGCCGAGATAGCTGCGGGCCGGATGGTCATCGTTGCTGACGACGAGGACCGAGAGAACGAGGGTGATCTGACATGTGCTGCGGAGAGAGTAACGCCCGAGACGGTGAACTTCATGGCGAGGTTCGGCCGTGGGCTTATCTGCGTGCCGATGCTCGGAGAGCGACTCGACGAGCTGGGGCTTGCGCAGATGACGGAGCACAACAAAGCGCCCTTTGGCACTGCCTTCACAGTCTCCGTTGATGCGGCTCATGGCGTCACGACGGGCATCTCTGCTGCGGACAGAGCGCTGGCCATCAGAGTGCTCGCAGACCCGAGTAAAGGCAGGGACGATATAGTTGTTCCGGGCCATGTCTTCCCGCTTCGTGCGAGGCCAGGAGGCGTCTTGGTCCGCACTGGCCAGACCGAGGCAGCCGTTGACCTTACACGCCTTGCTGGGCTGTATCCGGCGGGTGTGATATGCGAGATAATGAAGAATGATGGGACGATGGCACGCGTTCCGGACCTTGTGCAGTTTCGCAAGAAGCACAATATACCGATCGTTACAGTTCAGGACCTGATCAGATACAGGCTCAAGCGTGAGATGCTTGTGGAGCGGGTGTCGAAGACCAGGCTGCCGACTAGGTATGGTGAGTTCACTTGTCTCACGTATCGAGATACGCTTCGGGACCAGTATCACTTGGCGCTTGTGATGGGCGACATACAGCATCAGGAGAGCGTTCTTGTCCGCGTCCATTCCCAGTGCCTCACGGGTGAGGTGTTCAAGTCCATGAGGTGTGATTGCGGAGACCAGCTCGAGATGGCGATGCGGATTATCGCGAAGGCGGGCGTGGGCGTGTTACTTTACTTGCGGCAAGAGGGCCGGGGCATCGGTCTTCACAACAAGCTGCGCGCCTACGAGCTTCAGGACAAGGGCCAGGACACGGTCGAGGCCAATTTGGCGCTCGGCTTTCCGCCTGACAAGCGAGACTATGGCATGGGAGCACAGATACTCCGTCATCTCGGCGTCAAGAAAATGCGACTGTTGACCAACAACCCCGTCAAGCTCATAGCGCTTCAAGGTTACGGGCTTGAGACTGTCGAGCGCATACCGCTTGAGATTGCTCCGAACGAAGAGAACAAGGGTTATCTAAAGGTAAAACGGTCCAAGATGGGCCATCTCCTGACGAAGGTATGA
- the ribH gene encoding 6,7-dimethyl-8-ribityllumazine synthase → MIEKYGIIDGKGIKIGIIAARFNEFITQKLVSGARDCLVRHNVEEDDIEVVWVPGALEIASVARMLAERKTNDAIICLGAVIRGATPHFDHVSSQVARAIATVSLNSGIPVVFGVLTCDTIEQAIERAGAKAGNKGFDAALSAIEMVNLYKTLKERS, encoded by the coding sequence ATGATAGAAAAATACGGGATAATCGACGGCAAAGGGATCAAGATCGGAATCATTGCTGCTCGCTTCAACGAGTTCATTACGCAAAAACTGGTCTCGGGCGCTCGGGATTGCCTCGTGCGGCACAACGTTGAGGAAGATGACATCGAGGTCGTGTGGGTGCCCGGGGCGCTCGAGATTGCGAGCGTTGCTCGAATGCTGGCCGAGAGAAAGACTAACGACGCAATCATCTGTCTGGGCGCTGTCATCCGAGGCGCAACGCCGCATTTCGACCATGTCTCCTCGCAGGTCGCGCGCGCGATAGCGACGGTCTCGCTAAACAGCGGAATCCCGGTGGTCTTTGGCGTCCTTACGTGCGACACGATAGAGCAGGCGATCGAGCGGGCTGGCGCAAAGGCCGGCAACAAGGGCTTTGACGCCGCCCTTTCTGCGATTGAGATGGTGAATCTCTACAAGACGCTTAAAGAACGTTCCTGA
- the nusB gene encoding transcription antitermination factor NusB, with amino-acid sequence MGNKHKAREIAIQLIYQLDAVGGPVEEALKPYFAAHPVNSETRAFAEEFVSGTAANIESIDSLLRQVSEHWSLERILPVDLAILRLGAFELLYFGTAPAIAIDEAVRLAKHFSSKEASAFINGVLDKVKELGLVGAEGHAASGEQP; translated from the coding sequence ATGGGAAATAAGCACAAGGCGAGGGAGATAGCTATACAGCTTATATACCAGTTGGACGCGGTCGGCGGCCCTGTTGAGGAGGCTTTGAAGCCGTATTTTGCGGCCCACCCTGTCAACAGCGAGACCAGAGCCTTCGCAGAGGAGTTCGTCAGTGGGACGGCAGCGAACATCGAGAGCATAGATTCACTTCTGCGACAGGTCTCAGAGCATTGGTCGCTCGAGAGAATACTACCGGTCGATCTTGCGATATTGCGACTCGGCGCGTTCGAGCTGTTATATTTCGGCACGGCGCCCGCTATCGCAATAGATGAGGCGGTTCGGCTGGCCAAGCACTTCAGTTCCAAGGAGGCGTCGGCGTTCATAAATGGTGTGCTGGACAAGGTGAAGGAGCTCGGACTCGTTGGGGCGGAAGGGCACGCGGCGTCCGGCGAGCAGCCGTGA
- a CDS encoding metallophosphoesterase, with protein MKYFVISDVHGNLEAFEAVLAQIKASANGEYRIVSLGDIIGYGPDPNRCIDLTTQVAFVSVLGNHDYGVLGLTEIELFNIVATEAILWTRDHLTKDGWNGLQRLKDRILISKGIATFTHASPFEPSEWHYIITYGFAKMAFSVMRTPLCFVGHSHQPIFIVEAPDGAIDIIHCQEQSTITYNTNDKYIINVGSVGQPRDGTNKACYAEWDDEAQTVSVKRVAYDFKRTQQKICAAGLPTALALRLETGL; from the coding sequence GTGAAATACTTCGTCATCTCAGATGTGCATGGCAACCTCGAAGCCTTTGAGGCCGTCCTCGCCCAGATCAAGGCTTCTGCAAACGGGGAATACAGGATAGTCTCGCTCGGCGACATCATCGGCTACGGCCCTGACCCAAACCGCTGTATCGATCTGACCACCCAGGTGGCTTTCGTCTCAGTGCTTGGAAACCACGATTACGGCGTGCTCGGCCTCACCGAGATAGAGCTATTCAACATCGTCGCCACCGAGGCGATACTCTGGACGAGAGACCATCTGACCAAGGATGGCTGGAACGGCCTGCAAAGGTTGAAGGACAGGATACTGATCAGCAAAGGGATAGCAACGTTCACGCACGCCTCGCCGTTTGAGCCCTCCGAGTGGCACTACATCATAACCTACGGTTTCGCCAAAATGGCGTTCTCCGTAATGAGAACTCCGCTGTGTTTTGTGGGGCATTCTCATCAGCCGATCTTCATCGTTGAGGCCCCGGACGGAGCCATCGACATCATTCACTGTCAGGAACAATCGACGATAACTTACAACACCAACGACAAGTACATCATCAACGTTGGCAGCGTGGGGCAGCCCAGGGACGGCACCAACAAAGCCTGCTACGCCGAATGGGATGACGAGGCGCAGACGGTCTCAGTCAAGCGGGTCGCCTACGATTTCAAGAGAACGCAGCAGAAAATCTGCGCAGCAGGGCTTCCCACCGCACTGGCCCTGAGACTAGAGACAGGCCTGTAA
- a CDS encoding PDDEXK nuclease domain-containing protein, which produces MTKKQIRQGRDLETDYGSILGDISSVIDAARRSAARSVNSIMTAAYWLIGRRIVEFEQSGEKRAGYGEKLLERLADDLTTRFGRGFSYPNLNKFRQFYLAYPQENILSTVSIESSSPILSTLSIESNQQNHQTLSEKSQALPGLHRSEVILQTLSEESRSSTAEVVLHYAAACFPLPWSAYVRLLSVKNENARPFYETEALRGGWSVRQLNRQINSQFYERTALSRNKAAMLSKGQEAQAEDVVRPEEEIKDPYVLEFLALKDEYSESDLEEALIRHLETFLLELGGDFCFIGRQKRLRIGDEWYRVDLVFFHRRLRCLVIIDLKIGKFTHADAGQMHLYLNYAREQWVREGENPPVGLILCAQKNEAVARYALEGLPNKVMASEYRTVLPDEKQLATEIQRTQAILHARNSTALPSVGEGGSKKHAKKELSTTCEEGEQT; this is translated from the coding sequence ATGACTAAGAAGCAGATTAGGCAAGGGAGAGATTTAGAAACTGATTATGGGTCGATCCTTGGCGATATATCGAGCGTAATTGATGCCGCCAGGAGATCGGCAGCCCGTTCGGTCAATTCCATCATGACGGCTGCTTATTGGCTGATAGGCCGGCGCATCGTGGAGTTCGAGCAGTCGGGAGAAAAGCGAGCTGGATATGGAGAGAAGCTGCTTGAGCGGCTAGCGGATGATCTGACTACGAGGTTCGGGCGCGGCTTCTCCTATCCGAATCTGAATAAGTTTCGCCAGTTTTACCTGGCCTATCCTCAGGAGAACATCCTCTCGACAGTGTCAATAGAATCAAGCAGCCCAATTCTCTCGACACTGTCGATAGAATCGAATCAGCAAAATCACCAGACATTGTCTGAAAAATCGCAGGCCTTGCCTGGGCTGCATAGATCAGAGGTGATTCTTCAAACACTGTCCGAGGAATCGCGATCATCCACTGCCGAGGTTGTCCTGCACTATGCGGCTGCGTGCTTCCCGTTACCCTGGTCAGCATATGTCCGGCTGCTCTCAGTCAAGAACGAGAATGCGCGGCCCTTCTATGAGACCGAAGCCCTGCGTGGTGGCTGGTCGGTGAGGCAACTCAATCGACAGATCAACTCCCAGTTCTATGAGCGCACGGCTCTATCTCGAAACAAAGCCGCCATGCTGAGCAAGGGGCAAGAGGCCCAAGCAGAAGATGTGGTCCGGCCTGAGGAAGAGATCAAGGATCCGTATGTGCTGGAGTTTCTCGCGCTCAAGGATGAGTACTCCGAGAGCGATCTGGAAGAGGCCCTCATCCGGCATCTGGAGACCTTCCTCCTCGAACTTGGCGGCGACTTCTGCTTCATCGGCAGGCAGAAGCGCTTGCGCATCGGCGACGAGTGGTATCGCGTCGATCTTGTCTTCTTCCATCGTCGTTTGCGGTGTCTGGTGATCATCGATCTCAAGATCGGCAAGTTCACGCACGCCGACGCCGGCCAGATGCACCTCTATCTCAATTACGCCCGTGAGCAATGGGTGCGCGAGGGTGAGAATCCTCCTGTTGGCTTGATCCTCTGTGCCCAGAAGAACGAGGCGGTCGCCCGATACGCACTGGAGGGACTCCCGAACAAGGTGATGGCCTCGGAGTACCGGACGGTCTTGCCAGACGAGAAGCAACTGGCCACCGAGATCCAGCGCACACAGGCTATCCTACATGCCCGAAACAGCACCGCTCTTCCTTCTGTGGGAGAGGGTGGATCGAAGAAGCACGCGAAGAAGGAACTAAGCACAACCTGCGAGGAGGGGGAACAGACGTGA
- a CDS encoding site-specific integrase, whose amino-acid sequence MVKNEGPKHRGLRLRSGLWWIDVQVAGHRVRQSTGTSSFTAAKMILQRCRSELARQEHLGERPRRRVTVKKLVASYLGRPSPNSRDRVSAKPIVRFFGENRQVADIQTADILGYRKWRLGQPKQIGGGDLSNACVNREVQFLRAAFNYGLQSGLARHNPAAGLGALPEQSRLRIATRNEIQALLDAASDGPGYLRPLLLCAIYTAARKSELLSLQWADVDFQRRVLWIRESKTNTSRYVPANQTVIEALQSLPKNGELVFGVGEIKNQFRTALKRAGLEKAGIRFHDLRHFGASLMAEGGADTHTLRSILGHTSLKMTATYVHISQARLHRAVDKLPVIGRKADDEGLQNETAQSEVMAQ is encoded by the coding sequence ATGGTGAAGAATGAAGGCCCGAAGCATCGAGGCTTGCGATTGAGAAGCGGTCTGTGGTGGATCGACGTGCAAGTTGCAGGTCATCGCGTGCGGCAAAGCACGGGCACAAGCTCCTTCACAGCGGCCAAGATGATTCTTCAACGCTGCCGGAGTGAATTAGCGAGACAAGAACACCTTGGGGAGCGGCCACGTCGCAGGGTTACTGTAAAAAAGCTTGTTGCGTCCTACCTCGGGAGACCTTCGCCGAATAGTCGGGACCGAGTGAGTGCAAAGCCGATTGTGAGGTTCTTTGGCGAGAACCGACAAGTGGCAGACATTCAGACAGCGGACATCCTGGGTTATCGGAAATGGAGGTTGGGGCAACCGAAGCAAATCGGTGGAGGGGATCTAAGCAACGCGTGTGTCAACCGCGAAGTGCAATTTTTGCGGGCCGCGTTCAATTATGGTCTGCAATCAGGCTTGGCGCGACACAACCCGGCAGCGGGCCTCGGGGCATTGCCGGAACAGTCACGGCTTCGCATTGCGACTCGCAACGAGATTCAAGCCTTGCTTGACGCCGCTTCAGACGGCCCGGGCTATTTGAGGCCGCTTCTTCTATGCGCGATTTATACAGCGGCCCGGAAGTCTGAGTTGCTTTCGCTTCAATGGGCGGACGTTGATTTTCAGCGTCGTGTACTTTGGATTCGGGAATCTAAGACAAATACAAGCCGATATGTTCCCGCGAATCAAACGGTCATCGAAGCCTTGCAGAGCCTGCCCAAAAACGGGGAGCTGGTATTCGGCGTCGGGGAGATCAAGAACCAATTCAGAACAGCACTGAAGCGCGCAGGCCTTGAGAAGGCGGGCATCAGGTTTCACGATCTTCGCCATTTTGGGGCCTCGCTGATGGCTGAAGGAGGCGCCGATACGCACACCCTACGCTCAATTCTTGGCCATACGTCGTTGAAGATGACCGCGACTTATGTTCACATTTCCCAAGCTCGATTGCACAGGGCGGTTGACAAGTTGCCCGTCATAGGTCGAAAAGCCGATGACGAAGGTTTGCAGAATGAGACGGCCCAATCAGAAGTAATGGCACAATAG